In a single window of the Cydia strobilella chromosome 13, ilCydStro3.1, whole genome shotgun sequence genome:
- the LOC134746482 gene encoding SET domain-containing protein SmydA-8 — protein MAQDVSSYDIARNEKFGRYLIANKDMEAGELIFTDKPFAFGPKPDSPPLCLGCYCPVQGTLCSRCGWPICGAECEAAPAHAAECSVFAAAKVRFQPPDDWTTCSPQLDCITPLRMLLAKERDPERWKRELEPMETHTAARQERPAWAADEVNVVTFLTDHCRLGARFDKELVQRVCGILEVNAVEIPSRGGFSIRAVYPQLAIAAHSCVPNIVHTILQNDYEVQVRAAVGIPSGAALHLCYTHVLSPTPTRRDYLLESKFFACDCPRCADPTELGSHLSTLKCSKCDNGVILCNNPLDNESPWQCTGKNCGFQTSSAAMKKMLAVVQAEVDQLDALEGTQAIEMREATLKKYKSVFHPRHGVLLSLKHALATLYGRVEGYAIDELPDLLLERKAELCRLVLDTLQIVAPGETRMRGMMLYELHAPVMFLARSEFSAGLIHQEKLKERLQEPIRLLAEASKILRREDPQSPEGITGEIARQSMEQLQASIEAL, from the exons ATGGCTCAGGACGTGAGCTCGTACGATATCGCTCGGAATGAGAAATTTGGACGATATCTGATCGCAAATAAAGATATGGAGGCCGGGGAGTTAATTTTCACGGATAAGCCTTTCGCTTTTGGGCCGAAACCag ACAGCCCACCGCTGTGCCTGGGTTGTTACTGCCCTGTGCAGGGCACGCTTTGTTCTCGCTGTGGATGGCCGATCTGTGGCGCGGAATGCGAAGCCGCACCGGCTCACGCGGCGGAATGCTCAGTATTCGCGGCTGCTAAAGTGCGCTTCCAACCACCAGATGACTGGACCACCTGTTCACCACAGCTGGATTGCATCACACCCTTAAG AATGCTGCTAGCAAAAGAAAGGGACCCCGAGCGTTGGAAACGTGAGCTGGAGCCAATGGAAACACACACAGCGGCGCGACAGGAGCGGCCAGCGTGGGCCGCCGACGAGGTCAACGTGGTGACCTTCCTCACCGACCACTGCCGGCTCGGCGCGCGTTTCGACAAGGAGCTGGTGCAGCGCGTCTGCGGCATCCTCGAG GTGAACGCAGTGGAGATTCCATCTCGCGGTGGATTCAGCATCCGTGCCGTGTACCCACAGCTCGCCATCGCGGCACACAGCTGTGTGCCCAACATAGTGCACACTATACTCCAGAATGATTATGA GGTCCAGGTGCGAGCCGCAGTGGGCATCCCATCGGGCGCTGCACTACACCTATGCTACACGCACGTGTTGTCCCCGACGCCCACGCGCCGCGACTACCTGCTGGAGTCCAAATTCTTCGCCTGCGACTGTCCCCGCTGCGCTGACCCTACGGAGCTTGGCTCGCATCTCAGCACTCTCAAGTGCAGCAAGTGTGATAATGGCGTCATACTGTGCAATAACCCCTTAG ATAATGAATCACCTTGGCAGTGTACCGGCAAGAACTGCGGCTTCCAGACCTCGAGCGCGGCGATGAAGAAGATGCTGGCCGTGGTGCAGGCCGAGGTCGACCAGCTGGACGCGTTGGAGGGCACGCAGGCTATCGAGATGCGAGAGGCTACGCTTAAGAAG TACAAGTCAGTATTCCACCCACGACACGGCGTCCTGTTATCCCTGAAGCACGCTCTGGCCACGCTGTACGGGCGCGTGGAGGGCTACGCCATCGACGAGCTGCCGGACCTGCTGCTCGAGCGCAAGGCGGAGCTGTGCCGGCTCGTGCTCGACACGTTGCAGATAGTAGCGCCCGGGGAGACCAGGATGCGCG GTATGATGCTATACGAGCTCCACGCCCCAGTGATGTTCCTCGCGCGTAGCGAGTTCAGCGCCGGCCTCATCCACCAGGAAAAGCTCAAGGAGCGGCTGCAGGAGCCCATCCGGCTACTCGCAGAGGCGTCCAAGATCCTCAGAAGGGAGGACCCGCAGAGCCCCGAGGGCATCACGGGCGAGATCGCGAGGCAATCCATGGAACAACTCCAAGCTAGCATTGAGGCGTTGTAA